One Tamlana carrageenivorans genomic region harbors:
- a CDS encoding ABC transporter ATP-binding protein, with protein MKELQHLNKYFYKYKTHLVIGIVITIVARIFLLFTPRYVKKIFVIIENAFKNNATEAAVKADLTEAILYIIGAAVVGGILTFFMRQTIINVSRYIEYDLKNEIYEQYQKLSLNFYKKNRTGDLMNRITEDVGRVRMYAGPAIMYSINTVALFVIVIIYMVNASPKLTLYTILPLPILSIIIYKLSKEIHKRSTIVQEYLSKLSTFTQESFSGISVIKAYGIEPQTALNFNTLAKESKDKQIDLNKVQAWFFPMMILLIGTSNLLVIYVGGMQYINGEIKSIGTIAEFIIYVNMLTWPVATVGWVTSIVQQAEASQKRINEFLKIVPEIKNNNANHSEITGDVQFKDVNFTYDDTNIQALKGISFHIKPGDTLAILGKTGSGKSTVLDLVGRLYDIDQGSILINDTEIADLNLVDLRNNIGYVPQDAFLFSDSIKTNIKFGKHDATDEDVIEAAKNAQVHKNIIKFNKGYDTILGERGITLSGGQKQRVSIARAIIKSPKILLFDDCLSAVDTETEEKILNNINKISKGKTGIIVSHRISAAKNADKIIVLDHGKIVQEGTHDTLINTDGYYKELYLKQLSENTANPL; from the coding sequence ATGAAAGAATTACAGCACCTTAACAAATACTTCTACAAATATAAAACGCATCTAGTTATAGGTATTGTTATTACTATAGTTGCTAGAATATTTCTATTATTCACCCCGCGATATGTTAAAAAGATTTTTGTAATCATAGAAAATGCTTTTAAAAACAATGCTACAGAGGCGGCGGTTAAAGCCGATTTAACGGAGGCGATTTTATATATTATTGGTGCCGCTGTAGTAGGCGGTATTCTTACCTTTTTTATGAGACAAACCATTATAAATGTGTCTCGCTATATTGAGTACGATTTAAAAAATGAAATTTATGAGCAGTACCAAAAACTGTCTTTAAATTTTTATAAGAAAAATAGAACAGGCGATTTAATGAATCGTATTACAGAAGATGTGGGACGAGTACGTATGTATGCTGGTCCGGCCATTATGTACAGCATCAATACCGTAGCACTTTTCGTTATTGTTATTATTTATATGGTTAATGCATCGCCTAAATTAACTCTTTACACCATTTTACCTTTACCAATTTTATCAATAATCATTTATAAACTAAGTAAAGAAATACACAAACGGAGTACCATTGTACAAGAATACTTATCGAAGCTTTCTACTTTCACACAAGAGTCGTTTAGCGGTATATCGGTTATAAAAGCCTACGGCATTGAACCCCAAACAGCCTTAAATTTTAACACCCTTGCCAAAGAAAGTAAAGACAAACAAATAGATTTAAATAAAGTACAAGCTTGGTTTTTCCCCATGATGATTCTTCTCATTGGAACAAGCAACCTTCTTGTTATTTATGTTGGTGGCATGCAGTATATTAATGGTGAAATAAAAAGCATCGGTACCATTGCAGAGTTTATTATTTACGTGAACATGCTTACCTGGCCAGTGGCTACCGTAGGATGGGTAACGTCCATCGTGCAGCAGGCCGAAGCGTCTCAAAAACGAATTAACGAGTTTTTAAAAATCGTACCAGAAATAAAAAACAACAACGCCAATCATTCCGAAATTACAGGCGATGTTCAATTTAAAGATGTTAATTTCACATACGACGATACTAATATTCAAGCCTTAAAAGGCATTAGTTTTCATATAAAACCTGGCGACACCCTTGCCATTTTAGGAAAAACAGGATCGGGTAAATCAACGGTTTTAGATTTAGTTGGACGTCTTTATGATATCGATCAAGGTTCCATCCTTATTAATGACACCGAAATAGCCGACTTAAACTTAGTCGATTTAAGAAATAATATAGGCTATGTGCCTCAAGATGCATTTCTATTTTCAGACAGCATTAAAACCAATATAAAATTCGGTAAACATGATGCTACCGATGAGGATGTTATCGAAGCCGCTAAAAATGCTCAGGTACATAAAAACATCATAAAATTTAATAAAGGTTATGATACCATTTTGGGTGAACGCGGTATTACACTTTCGGGCGGACAAAAGCAAAGGGTTTCCATTGCGAGAGCCATTATAAAATCACCTAAAATATTGCTGTTTGACGATTGCTTATCGGCTGTAGACACCGAAACTGAAGAGAAAATATTAAATAACATAAATAAGATTTCAAAAGGAA